The Chelatococcus sp. HY11 nucleotide sequence TGGGTTATGCAACTGAGCCTTCTCGGCAGCGCTTTCGTCATGTGGCGCCGCATCCTGGCCCCGGGGATGGAGACGGGCCCCGCAATCCTCGCGCTCCTCGCAACGGTTATTCAGATGGGAATGCTGGGTGCATTGCTGACCTTCGCGCGGGCTCCGCTCTATGAGGCTCATCACGCGACAACGTTCGCCTTCGGCTTGTCGCCACGCGCGGACCAGCAATTGGCAGGCCTCATCATGTGGGTTCCCGCCGCCCTGCCCTACATGCTCGCGGCGATGGTCATGCTCTTCTCCCGCTTCGAGCGGTGGACGCAGGTGCGACGCTGATGATCTGGTTGAAGTCTGTTCATATAGCGGCGATCGCGATCTGGGGGGCGGTGATGATCTGCCTGCCAAGCCTCTATGTTCAGCGTGCTCATGTCGCAAACAAGGCGTCGCTGCACAGATTGCAGGCCATGGTTCGCTTTCTTTACGTCGCCATCGCTTCGCCCAGCGCCTTCATCGCGATCGGCAGCGGTACGGTGCTGATCTTCCTACGTCGGTCATTCGAGCCGTGGTTTTCTCTGAAGCTCGCCTTCGTCGGCGCGCTTGTTGCCCTCCATATCCTCAACGGTCTCGTGATCATTCGCCTTTTTGAGGCCGGCAACGTCTATCCTGTCTGGCGATTCATGGCGGTCACAGTGCTGACGTTGCTTATCGTCGCCGCGATCCTTGTCGCAGTCCTGGCCAAACCCGCAATTCCGGATTTCTTGCCCCATGCCTTGACGGAGCCCGGTGCGCTACGCCGGATTGTCGAGGGCCTCAGTCCTTTTCGGAAATGATGAGCCCGACACCGTGATCGAAGACCAGCTTGCCACCATGCCAACCTGCCAGCCCGGTGAAGATGCTCGCCAGCAGCGACAGCATCAGACCATGCGGCAGCACGGCGGCCTCGTCGGCAAGGCGCAGGCCCCAGTTCATTCCGGCGATCGCTATCAGCATCATGCCGGCGATGGCGTGGGTCCAACTTGCCACGCGGATGCGGATGCCACGCACGAGAAGCAGTTCGGCGGTGCCGATGAGGCCGGCGCCAACACCCGCAATGAAGGCGAGGCCCGCCGACCACAAACCCGCACGCACCCAGAATGGATCAGCGCTCCACCAGTACACAATATCACAGCCCAGCGTCGCGATGACGAAGGCGATAGGGAAATGTACGCTCATCGCGTGAAGCGGATGGCCAGCGACGGCCACGGCGGATTCAACAGGTTCTTTCGCCACTTCCCGGATGACGGGGTTATGGGCGCTGGGATCGGTCTCGCTCATGAACAGCCTCGCATTTCAGGACAAAGCTCGCGGCGCGCGCGCAGGTTCCCACCTTTCGCCAAGCTTGCTCCGCTCATTTGTCTATCCGGCTGTGCCGGTCCGTTTTCCACGCTCGAGCCCGAGGGGCCCGCGGCGCGTGGCGCCGCGACGCTCTGGTGGATCATGCTGGGCTCGGGTGTGGCGATCTTCATGGCCGTTTGGTTCGTTCTCGTCTTGGCGTTGCTGCGGCCAGGCGCCTTGCGGCGTTTCGGGACACGGCGGACCATTCTTTGGGGCGGGCTCATTGTTCCCACGTTCATCCTCACGGCACTGGTGGTGGCCGCCCTGGCGCTGGGCGAGCGACTGCTCGCGCTTCCCCGGGAAGACATGCCGCCACGTATCGAGGTCGTCGCGCGCCAATGGTCGTGGGAGTTCCGCTATCCTGACGGGACGGTGGGCGAAGGCTTGTTGCGTATGCCGGCCGGCCAAGACGTGGATTTCGTGGTAACCAGCGAGGATGTGATCCATTCCTTCTGGATTCCAAGACTCGGCGGCAAGATCGACGCCATTCCCGGCCACAGGAACATAATTCGGCTGCGGGCCGACCGGCCTGGCGTGTTTGGGGGCATTTGCGCGGAATATTGCGGCATCGGTCACGCGATCATGCCCTTCACTGTCGAGGCCTATGAAACTCGGCCAAACACACCGCCGGGATCGGCAGGAAACGGATCATGAAAGACGTGACAGCGCGATCCAATCCGCTTCGGCTGCACCGGGAGCTGGCGGCAATCTGGGACACGCCGCCGGGCTGGGCGCGCCTGTCGGCTGTCAACCACACGGTGCTGGGACGGCGCTTCATCATAGCGGCCTTCGTGTTCTTTGCCATCGGCGGACTGCTCGCGATGCTGATCCGCGTGCAGCTCGCAACCCCGGCGGCAGCTTTCGTGGGGCCGGACCTATACAGGCAATTTTTCACCATGCACGGCACGGTGATGATGTTCCTGTTCGCTATTCCGATGTTCGAGGGATTTGCAATCTACTTGTTGCCGAAGATTCTCGGAGCGCGCGATCTCGCCTTTCCGCGCCTGTCTGCTTATGGGTTCTGGTGCTATATATTCGGTGGCTCGATTCTGATCTGCGCGATGCTGGCAGGCGTGGCCCCCGACAGTGGCTGGTTTATGTATACGCCGCTGTCATCGTCGGTCTACACACCCGGCATCAACGCCGACGTTTGGCTCCTGGGCATCACCTTCGTCGAGATCTCGGCCCTATCGGCGGCAATCGAGATCATCGTCTCGATTTTGAAGTTGCGAGCACCGGGGATGAGCCTCGATCGTATGCCGATCATGGCTTGGTATCTCCTCATCACGGCGCTGATGATGCTGTTCGGGTTCCCACCGCTCATCCTTGGCTCGATCCTGCTCGAACTGGAGCGCGCCTTCGATCTGCCTTTCTTCGATCCCACGCGCGGCGGGGATCCGCTGCTGTGGCAACATCTCTTCTGGCTGTTCGGGCATCCCGAAGTCTACATCATCTTCCTGCCGGCGATGGGTGCGGTGTCGATGATGATTCCAACCTTTGCGCGCCATGAGCTGGTCGGCTACCGCGCCATCGTCGTCGCGGTGGTCGCGGTTGCTTTCTTGTCCTTCGGTCTCTGGGTTCACCACATGTTCACCGTGGGCATCCCGCATCTTGCGCTTGCCTTCTTTTCCGCCGCGAGCGGTCTGGTCGCGATACCAACGGCCGTGCAGATCTTTGCCTGGGTTGCGACGCTGGCGGAGGGGCGCAGGATCCGGCTAGACGTCCCGATGCTTTATCTCGGCGGCTTCCTGGCTATCTTCGTCATCGGCGGGCTTACCGGCGTTATGCTCGCGATGGTGCCATTCAACTGGCAGGCCCATGACACCCATTTCGTCGTCGCTCACCTCCATTATGTGCTGGTCGGCGGCTTCGTCTTTCCGATGATGGCCGCCACCTATTACTGGCTGCCGCATTTCACCGGCCGCATGAGTGACCACAGGCTATCGGTGCCAGCCTTTTGGCTGATCTTTATAGGCTTCAATCTCACCTTCTTTTTGATGCACCTGACAGGCCTCCGCGGTATGCCACGCCGGCTGGATGCCTACCCGCCCGATGTCGGCTGGAACTGGCTTAACCTGCTCTCCTCCGTTGGCGGCTTCATCATGGCGGCGGGCTTCGCGCTGTTCGTGGTCGACCTGATCGTACAGGTCCGATTCGGCACCGGGTTTCGCCGCAATCCCTGGCAGGCGAGAACGGCGGAATGGGCTATGGCTACTCCCCCGCCTTCCTATGCCTTCGCTTCGCTGCCGCAGATCAGCGACCGCGCCGACAGGCTCGATCCCGGTCGCCTCGGCGCCGAACTAGCCGGAGGCAGGGGTTATCTTGGCTCAACGCGCAATGGCTGGATGGAGACGCTGGGTGTCGACCTCGGCTCGGGACGCATCGAATCCGTCATAGTGTTGCCGAGGCAAAGCTACAGGCCGCTGATCAGTGGTCTGCTGACCTGCGGCTTCGTGCTGTGTCTTCTCTTCAAGATCTATATCGCTTCACTGGTTTTCTTCGGCTTATGCATTGCCTCCCTCCTGGCATGGTCCCAGGGCATCGGCATGAGAACCGATGCTTTGGATATCCCGATCGGGAGGGGCAAGGACGCGCCCGTCCATTGGCAAACGGCGCAGCCACCATCCTGGTGGGCCATGATTTTCACCATTGCAGCCGAGGCGACACTGTTTGGATCGCTCCTCTTTGGCGGGCTTTTCCTCTGGCTTGTTGCGCCCAATTGGCCGCCACCCGATGCGGCTTCGATCCAGGCTGCACCTGCGTTCTGGGCCGCGGCCGCGCTGGTCGCGGGCGCCGTCGGCGGGCGATTAGCCGTCCGACGCCTCGGCGCAGCGGCGTCGCCCGCGATGTGGCTTATCTTTGCCCTCTCGGCCGATCTTGTAGCAGCGTTTACCTTCGGTTGGATGGCCTCGCTCATCTCTGACCCGACCCGTCACGCACAGGGGGCCTTTCTTTTTGTCCTGGTCGTCCATTCCGGTCTGCGTGTCAGCCTGAGTGCGGTTTTCGCGGCATTCGGTCTTTGGCGATGGCACGCAGGATATGTTTCGCGCGTCCGTAGTCTCGATCTGAGGATCGGGCGTGCGTGGCACGCCTACGCCGCGATCTCCGGGCTTATCGCGCTGGCGGCCGGCTGGCTGTTCTCAATGCCCATTGAACCAATGGTGCAGGGTCCATGAACGGGCGAGCGCTTCTGATGCTCGGGGCCGGCTTTACCCTATGGGCCGTGGTCTTTGTTGCACTCTACGCCATGTTATCGGTCGGCTGCCGCTTGGGCTGGGATCACGTTGAACTTGCTGGAAGCGTGACGCTGCAGCGCGCGCAGCTCATCGCAATTTTCCTCGTCGGCCTGGTCGCCAGTCTTGCGCTGACGATGGTCGTCAGCGGCCCTGGTCAAGCTTCCACACTGCGTTCCGCCGCCAGATGGTCGACACTCGCTGCGACCGTCGCTCTGCTCTTGGTGTTTGCCCCGGTCTTCGCACTGTCGACATGCTATTGAACGTTCAGCAAGCCGAAGGCTGTGCAGGCGGGCCAGTGCTTCTGCCCAATTCCACGGAGCAATTGCGCGAGCCTGATGATCGAGCTGTCGGCGATACGAGGGAGCACGCCGGCGAGCCACGCTTGTGGATCGATGTCATTGAGCTTGGCGCTCATAATCGGCGTCGCCATGAAGGCGGGATCAGCGCCACGATGGGAGCCGGCAAAAAGCTATGCCCTCCTGCCGAGAGCGAAGCCGCGCAGCGCCCATGCCGCCGGTCGCCGATTTACGATCCGACGCTGCGCCCGATTAGCCGTGACATCGGCAGATGGCTCAGTCCTGCAAGGCGGGCTCTCGTCTCACACACGCCTCTGCCCGTATCCTCCGGCCTGTCTCGACATCGAAGAGGAGGACCGCGTCGGGATCGATCTGCAGACGCACCGCGACGTTTTCGGCAAGCGTGCTGGTGCTCGGCAGAACAACGGCGAGTTCGGCTTCGCCAAGGCGGCAGTACGCGATGCGCGTACCGCCGAGTTCCTCGATGAGGTCAACGGTCGCCGACAAGCCTGGCTGGTCGATAGCCGCGATTCGTAAGGACTCTGGCCTGAAACCCACCTTGACCGCGCTGCCTATCGGCAAGGCGGCAGGCGGGATATCGATCGCCTCAAGGTCGCTCAGGTCCAGCCCAGCCTTGCCCGGCTCGATGATCCGGGCCTTCAAGATGTTCATCGCAGGCGCGCCAAGGAAGCCGGCGACGAATTCGGTGGCGGGATCAGCATAGATATCCGCGGGGCGACCGCTCTGCTCGACACGACCGCCTTTCATCACGACGAGCCGGTCAGCCAGCGTCATCGCCTCGGTCTGGTCGTGGGTGACGAGGATCGACGTCGCGCCGAGCCGCTTGTGCAGGCGGCGCAGCTCGATCCGCATCTGGACGCGCAACTGTGCATCGAGATTGGAGAGCGGCTCGTCGAAAAGGAATACCTTCGGCTCGCGCACGACCGCGCGGCCCATGGCGACGCGCTGGCGCTGGCCGCCGGACAACTGGGCCGGGCGACGGTCGAGATAGTCCTCGAGCCCCAGCATCTTCGCTGCCGACAGCACGCGTTTCGCCCGTTCCGGTTTGCTCACGCCCGCGATCTTCAGGGGATAGCCGATGTTCTGCGCGACCGTCATGTGGGGATAGAGCGCATAGTTCTGGAACATCATGGAACAGCCGCGCTGTGCTGGTTCAATGTCGTTCAGGCGCTTGCCGTCCATCGCGATCTCGCCGGACGTGATGTCCTCGAGCCCCGCGATCATGCGCAGCAGCGTGGATTTTCCACATCCCGACGGGCCGACGATGACAATGAACTCGCGGCTCGCGAAGTCGAGGTTGATGCCGTGCAGCACTTGTTTGCGATCGTAGGACTTGCGGATGTCGCGGATCGAAAGCTGAGCCATGTCACTCCCCTCTCAAGGCTTCGCGCTCAAGCAGGCGGCTGCGCAGTTTATCGGTCGCATTCGGGCTGAGCGCGATCGCGGCGAGATAGGCGGGAATGCCGCCGTGTCTGAGGTCGATGTGGTCCAGCAGCGCCGCCATCGTCTCGCGGCGGCTTGCCAGCAAGGCGTGAAGGTTGCGAAGGTCCTGGCCGCGTTCGGCGGCGCGGCGTTCGTAGTCCGGCATGACGGCCGCCATTTGCAGCGTCGTCAGTTCGTAGTCGTCGAGAATGGCGTCACGGTCGACCTCGGCGATGCTCAGCAGCAGGGCCGCGACGATGCCCGTGCGGTCCTTGCCGGCCGCGCAATGGAAGAGCACCGCGCCGTCCGGCGCGTTGGCGATCGCATCGAGGATCTGCAGCAGCTTCGCGCCGCGATCGTCTATGACGCGAATGTAGAGATCGAGCAGCACATCGCGGCCCTCCTGATATTCGCCATGGGCATCCGGGAGAAGATCCGCCAGCAGATCAACGTTGAGATAGGTGACGCCGGCGTGGGCGGCGAAGGGGCTCGGAGCGGCGATGAGCTCATGCTCATGGCGCAGGTCGACCACTGTCGTGAGACCTTCCGCCAGCAGCGCCGCGATGCCCGCCTGGTCAAGCTTGTGCAGCGAGTCCGCGCGCAGCAGGCGTCGCCAGAGGGTGCTGCTGCCGGTGGCCGTGGAATATCCGCCGAGGTCGCGGATGTTGAATGTGCCCGTGAGCGGGATATGTCGGGAAGGCGAATTGTCCATTACCGCAAACCTGATTTCATGAAGGACTGGATCACCTGGCGCTGCATGAAGACATAGAGCAGCAGCACCGGCGCGCTGGCGGCGGTGGCTGCCGCCATCATCGGCCCCCAGTTCGTGCCCTCGTCGGTGATGAACATCTGCAGGCCGATCTGGATGACGCTGTTGTCCGGCGAGCGGGTGAGCAGCAGCGGCCAGAAATACTCGTTCCAGGTGGAGACGAAGATGAGGATGGCGAGCGATACGATGACGCCGCGCAGGTTCGGGACGACGATCTCCCCGAGCGTGCGGAACGCCCCCGCGCCGTCCATGCGTGCCGCCTCGATCACCTCGTTCGGAAAGGCGCGCATGGCCTGGGTCAGCATCATGACGGCGAGTGCGGCGGCGAAATGCGGCAGGACAAGCGCGGTCAGCGTGTCGAGCAGGCCAAGCCTGACGACCAGCAGATAGTTCGGGATCATCACGACCTGAAGCGGCACCAGCCACGTCAGGGCGATCAGGACGTAGATGATCCGTGCAAACGGGAAGCGCCAGCGTGAGAAAGCATAGGCGGCGAAGAGACCGGTCACCACCTGCAGGATCGTCACCACCGAGGACACGACGAAAGTGTTGATGAGCATCCGCGAGATCGGCAGCGCCTCCAGCGCATAGGCGTAGTGCTCGATCGAAAGCGCCGAT carries:
- a CDS encoding CopD family protein; this translates as MIWLKSVHIAAIAIWGAVMICLPSLYVQRAHVANKASLHRLQAMVRFLYVAIASPSAFIAIGSGTVLIFLRRSFEPWFSLKLAFVGALVALHILNGLVIIRLFEAGNVYPVWRFMAVTVLTLLIVAAILVAVLAKPAIPDFLPHALTEPGALRRIVEGLSPFRK
- a CDS encoding DUF2231 domain-containing protein, giving the protein MSETDPSAHNPVIREVAKEPVESAVAVAGHPLHAMSVHFPIAFVIATLGCDIVYWWSADPFWVRAGLWSAGLAFIAGVGAGLIGTAELLLVRGIRIRVASWTHAIAGMMLIAIAGMNWGLRLADEAAVLPHGLMLSLLASIFTGLAGWHGGKLVFDHGVGLIISEKD
- the coxB gene encoding cytochrome c oxidase subunit II encodes the protein MGAGIGLAHEQPRISGQSSRRARRFPPFAKLAPLICLSGCAGPFSTLEPEGPAARGAATLWWIMLGSGVAIFMAVWFVLVLALLRPGALRRFGTRRTILWGGLIVPTFILTALVVAALALGERLLALPREDMPPRIEVVARQWSWEFRYPDGTVGEGLLRMPAGQDVDFVVTSEDVIHSFWIPRLGGKIDAIPGHRNIIRLRADRPGVFGGICAEYCGIGHAIMPFTVEAYETRPNTPPGSAGNGS
- the ctaD gene encoding cytochrome c oxidase subunit I, whose translation is MKDVTARSNPLRLHRELAAIWDTPPGWARLSAVNHTVLGRRFIIAAFVFFAIGGLLAMLIRVQLATPAAAFVGPDLYRQFFTMHGTVMMFLFAIPMFEGFAIYLLPKILGARDLAFPRLSAYGFWCYIFGGSILICAMLAGVAPDSGWFMYTPLSSSVYTPGINADVWLLGITFVEISALSAAIEIIVSILKLRAPGMSLDRMPIMAWYLLITALMMLFGFPPLILGSILLELERAFDLPFFDPTRGGDPLLWQHLFWLFGHPEVYIIFLPAMGAVSMMIPTFARHELVGYRAIVVAVVAVAFLSFGLWVHHMFTVGIPHLALAFFSAASGLVAIPTAVQIFAWVATLAEGRRIRLDVPMLYLGGFLAIFVIGGLTGVMLAMVPFNWQAHDTHFVVAHLHYVLVGGFVFPMMAATYYWLPHFTGRMSDHRLSVPAFWLIFIGFNLTFFLMHLTGLRGMPRRLDAYPPDVGWNWLNLLSSVGGFIMAAGFALFVVDLIVQVRFGTGFRRNPWQARTAEWAMATPPPSYAFASLPQISDRADRLDPGRLGAELAGGRGYLGSTRNGWMETLGVDLGSGRIESVIVLPRQSYRPLISGLLTCGFVLCLLFKIYIASLVFFGLCIASLLAWSQGIGMRTDALDIPIGRGKDAPVHWQTAQPPSWWAMIFTIAAEATLFGSLLFGGLFLWLVAPNWPPPDAASIQAAPAFWAAAALVAGAVGGRLAVRRLGAAASPAMWLIFALSADLVAAFTFGWMASLISDPTRHAQGAFLFVLVVHSGLRVSLSAVFAAFGLWRWHAGYVSRVRSLDLRIGRAWHAYAAISGLIALAAGWLFSMPIEPMVQGP
- the ugpC gene encoding sn-glycerol-3-phosphate ABC transporter ATP-binding protein UgpC, coding for MAQLSIRDIRKSYDRKQVLHGINLDFASREFIVIVGPSGCGKSTLLRMIAGLEDITSGEIAMDGKRLNDIEPAQRGCSMMFQNYALYPHMTVAQNIGYPLKIAGVSKPERAKRVLSAAKMLGLEDYLDRRPAQLSGGQRQRVAMGRAVVREPKVFLFDEPLSNLDAQLRVQMRIELRRLHKRLGATSILVTHDQTEAMTLADRLVVMKGGRVEQSGRPADIYADPATEFVAGFLGAPAMNILKARIIEPGKAGLDLSDLEAIDIPPAALPIGSAVKVGFRPESLRIAAIDQPGLSATVDLIEELGGTRIAYCRLGEAELAVVLPSTSTLAENVAVRLQIDPDAVLLFDVETGRRIRAEACVRREPALQD
- a CDS encoding tyrosine-protein phosphatase, translating into MDNSPSRHIPLTGTFNIRDLGGYSTATGSSTLWRRLLRADSLHKLDQAGIAALLAEGLTTVVDLRHEHELIAAPSPFAAHAGVTYLNVDLLADLLPDAHGEYQEGRDVLLDLYIRVIDDRGAKLLQILDAIANAPDGAVLFHCAAGKDRTGIVAALLLSIAEVDRDAILDDYELTTLQMAAVMPDYERRAAERGQDLRNLHALLASRRETMAALLDHIDLRHGGIPAYLAAIALSPNATDKLRSRLLEREALRGE
- a CDS encoding carbohydrate ABC transporter permease, with protein sequence MTTDALTMPMARAAGARRFSAKAIGGHAVLAVLSIVCLFPIYWMMVTSLRPQGVIFETSLLPSALSIEHYAYALEALPISRMLINTFVVSSVVTILQVVTGLFAAYAFSRWRFPFARIIYVLIALTWLVPLQVVMIPNYLLVVRLGLLDTLTALVLPHFAAALAVMMLTQAMRAFPNEVIEAARMDGAGAFRTLGEIVVPNLRGVIVSLAILIFVSTWNEYFWPLLLTRSPDNSVIQIGLQMFITDEGTNWGPMMAAATAASAPVLLLYVFMQRQVIQSFMKSGLR